The following coding sequences are from one Candidatus Zixiibacteriota bacterium window:
- a CDS encoding T9SS type A sorting domain-containing protein: MRKLLLTVLAVLLCAAGSEAVPPVAPWAAQVTLDTVAARPGQHVAVPIRLSNNDQVSTGIYIPLRLASSSLTVDSVSFVGSIMTADFTGMAHVSASGLTTVEIALAPNLVAPIPTIPAVNGIIARLWVTVSPSAPLGLARIDSLAIDSALSDGGPAARLWKYVQGATAEGVTMMPGFRAGGVLVESPTGIEDEENLMPGRFELAQNYPNPFNPSTTIGFTLPTAQDVQLVVYNVLGQEIATLVNGRMAAGSHQVTFEASGRPSGVYFYRLTYEDGVETRKMTLVK, from the coding sequence ATGAGAAAGCTGTTGTTAACGGTCCTGGCGGTGCTCCTCTGTGCGGCCGGCAGCGAGGCGGTTCCGCCGGTCGCCCCATGGGCGGCGCAGGTCACACTGGATACGGTCGCGGCCCGGCCCGGGCAGCACGTGGCCGTACCGATTCGACTGAGCAACAACGACCAAGTGAGCACCGGCATCTATATCCCGCTCCGCCTAGCGAGTTCCTCCCTCACGGTGGATTCGGTCAGCTTCGTCGGCTCCATCATGACGGCCGATTTCACCGGCATGGCCCACGTCAGTGCGTCGGGTCTCACAACGGTGGAGATTGCGCTGGCGCCGAATCTGGTAGCGCCCATTCCAACGATTCCGGCCGTCAACGGGATCATTGCGCGCCTCTGGGTGACGGTGTCGCCCTCGGCGCCGCTCGGGCTGGCCCGGATCGATTCCCTGGCGATCGACTCGGCGCTTTCGGATGGCGGACCGGCCGCCCGCTTGTGGAAGTACGTGCAGGGAGCGACGGCGGAGGGGGTGACGATGATGCCGGGGTTCCGGGCCGGTGGAGTGCTGGTGGAGTCGCCGACCGGGATTGAGGACGAGGAAAACCTGATGCCGGGGCGGTTTGAGCTGGCGCAGAATTATCCGAATCCGTTCAACCCGAGCACGACGATCGGCTTCACTTTGCCGACCGCGCAGGACGTGCAGTTGGTTGTCTACAATGTACTTGGGCAGGAGATCGCCACGCTGGTGAACGGTCGGATGGCGGCCGGGAGCCACCAGGTGACATTTGAGGCCTCGGGGCGGCCGAGCGGCGTCTATTTCTACCGGCTGACCTACGAGGATGGGGTCGAGACCCGAAAAATGACGCTCGTCAAATAA
- a CDS encoding PDZ domain-containing protein: MSKRGHGRMVPRLAPAAVWAALWLLAPAAAFAQHFDFRTLEEKVRAFTVVIDMDVEISFGVHSTEQTDRYLGTIVNDSGLVIFDGSGVGTETAIPSFSGFAVKTRPVRITVTSMDGKTYAGEYLGYDRYTNFAFLQIDGKGDTFTPVAFRGGQEFQVGQWVGLFWLLPEFVSPPLAADVGMVAARVTSPEEMALTVGFSSLQAASVLFSEQLEPVGMLGALADPTTGGDDGSGMLGTFGDAGIPLLGVVTAERLTRLIAEPPRQGEGGRGWLGITLQALTADIAAFWNLETLGGIIVNEVVKGSPAEEAGLEVGDVIFEINGQAIDVDKEEKLPLFQRTISDLGPGAAVELGVLRLGPSTIDTLHVLVTLADAPIAAADAKELKVDEFEFTVRDLVFSDYMIANQDPEKFEGVVVSKIEAGGLAELSGLQIGDVIQRLGSTPVRSVADVESVMTGMKVEKPREVILFVWRGGKTMFVNLKTDWP; encoded by the coding sequence ATGAGTAAGCGCGGCCACGGGCGGATGGTACCGAGGCTTGCTCCGGCGGCGGTGTGGGCGGCCCTGTGGCTGCTGGCGCCGGCCGCTGCATTCGCTCAGCATTTCGATTTCCGCACCCTCGAAGAGAAGGTGCGCGCGTTCACGGTCGTCATCGACATGGATGTCGAGATCTCATTCGGGGTCCACTCCACCGAGCAGACCGACCGGTATCTCGGCACGATTGTCAACGACAGCGGGCTGGTTATTTTCGACGGTTCGGGGGTGGGGACCGAAACCGCTATCCCCTCATTCTCCGGATTCGCCGTCAAAACCCGGCCGGTCCGCATTACGGTCACCAGCATGGACGGAAAGACCTACGCGGGCGAATACCTCGGCTATGACCGCTACACCAACTTCGCTTTCCTCCAGATCGACGGCAAAGGGGACACCTTTACGCCCGTGGCGTTCCGGGGCGGCCAGGAGTTCCAGGTCGGGCAGTGGGTCGGCCTGTTCTGGCTGCTCCCGGAGTTCGTGAGTCCCCCGCTGGCGGCGGATGTGGGCATGGTTGCGGCGCGAGTGACTTCGCCGGAGGAGATGGCGCTGACCGTGGGATTCAGTTCGCTCCAGGCGGCCAGTGTCCTCTTCAGCGAGCAGTTGGAGCCGGTCGGGATGCTGGGAGCGCTGGCGGATCCGACCACCGGGGGGGATGACGGCTCCGGGATGCTCGGCACTTTCGGGGATGCCGGGATACCGCTCCTGGGCGTGGTCACGGCGGAGCGCCTAACGCGCCTGATCGCGGAACCGCCGCGCCAGGGGGAGGGCGGCCGCGGCTGGCTGGGCATCACCCTCCAGGCGCTGACGGCCGATATCGCCGCGTTCTGGAATCTGGAAACGCTCGGAGGGATCATCGTCAACGAGGTCGTCAAGGGCTCCCCGGCGGAGGAAGCCGGTCTGGAAGTGGGGGACGTCATTTTCGAAATCAACGGCCAGGCGATCGATGTGGACAAGGAAGAGAAGCTGCCGCTCTTCCAGCGGACCATCTCTGACCTCGGCCCGGGAGCGGCCGTCGAGCTCGGCGTGCTCCGACTCGGGCCCAGCACGATCGACACCCTTCACGTGCTGGTGACGCTGGCGGACGCGCCCATCGCCGCGGCCGACGCGAAGGAACTGAAGGTCGATGAGTTCGAGTTCACGGTCCGCGACCTCGTCTTCTCCGATTACATGATCGCCAATCAGGATCCCGAGAAGTTCGAAGGGGTCGTGGTCTCGAAGATCGAGGCGGGTGGGCTGGCCGAACTCAGCGGCCTGCAGATCGGCGACGTGATTCAGCGGCTCGGCTCCACACCCGTGCGGTCGGTGGCCGACGTCGAGAGTGTCATGACCGGAATGAAGGTTGAAAAGCCCCGGGAGGTCATTCTCTTCGTGTGGCGGGGCGGCAAGACAATGTTCGTGAATTTGAAGACCGACTGGCCGTAA
- a CDS encoding trypsin-like peptidase domain-containing protein, with amino-acid sequence MHLRQVGVVLLFLFMCAAVTRAAAPTDLQERIYYARDRVLPALVHIQPVIRNYDTGELEKQAVIGSGVIFHKDGYVVTNYHVAGKAVRIICTLYDKEQVPAEFVGGDPMTDLSVIKLDLSKYDKPLQPAEFGDSDSIHVGQYVLAMGSPLSLSRSVSAGVISTRDRYFDDDVRLPTGEQTGKYNLWIQTDAAINPGNSGGPLVDLDGRVVGINSRATLFANNIGFAIPVNVVKEVTAAILDHGAVERSWIGVHAQALQELADFFGADSGEGVLISSIDPGSPAEARFLKAGDIITAVDGRPVSARFVEELPAFYNRISRIPPGSEVTLSVKRDGATMPVRLRTKRLGDLQGEDFEAKGWGFTVKAITRQMQIDATLPDTLGVIVVGVKRTGPAGEGGLRAGDVIQKVNDAAVGSLEEFAARYRELSALDTERILLTVSRTGSTRFVLLKADKNQEVTPHE; translated from the coding sequence ATGCACCTCAGGCAAGTCGGGGTTGTGCTGCTGTTCTTATTCATGTGTGCGGCCGTGACACGGGCGGCGGCGCCAACCGATCTTCAGGAACGCATCTACTATGCCCGCGACCGGGTGCTCCCGGCGCTCGTGCATATCCAGCCGGTCATCAGGAACTACGACACCGGAGAACTCGAGAAGCAGGCCGTCATCGGCTCCGGGGTGATTTTTCACAAAGACGGCTACGTCGTGACCAACTACCACGTGGCCGGGAAAGCCGTGCGGATTATCTGCACCCTGTACGACAAGGAGCAGGTACCGGCGGAGTTTGTCGGGGGGGATCCAATGACCGATCTGTCGGTGATCAAGCTGGACCTCTCAAAGTATGACAAGCCGCTGCAGCCGGCGGAGTTCGGCGACTCCGATTCGATCCATGTCGGCCAGTACGTGCTCGCCATGGGCTCGCCCCTGTCCCTCTCCCGCTCGGTCAGCGCCGGCGTCATCTCCACCCGCGACCGGTATTTCGACGATGACGTGCGGCTGCCTACCGGCGAGCAGACCGGAAAGTACAATCTCTGGATTCAGACGGATGCGGCGATCAACCCGGGGAATTCCGGCGGCCCGCTGGTCGATCTGGACGGTCGGGTGGTCGGAATCAACTCGCGCGCCACCCTGTTCGCCAACAACATCGGGTTCGCCATCCCGGTCAACGTAGTCAAGGAAGTGACGGCGGCGATTCTCGATCACGGAGCGGTCGAACGAAGCTGGATCGGGGTCCACGCCCAGGCGCTCCAGGAGCTGGCCGATTTCTTCGGCGCCGACAGCGGCGAAGGCGTGCTCATATCCTCGATCGACCCCGGGTCGCCGGCGGAGGCACGCTTCCTGAAAGCCGGCGATATCATCACGGCGGTCGACGGGCGCCCGGTGTCGGCCCGGTTCGTCGAGGAACTGCCCGCATTCTACAACCGGATCTCCCGCATCCCCCCGGGGAGTGAGGTGACGCTCTCGGTGAAACGGGACGGCGCGACCATGCCGGTGCGCCTGCGGACCAAACGCCTCGGCGACCTGCAGGGGGAAGATTTCGAGGCCAAAGGATGGGGGTTTACGGTGAAAGCGATCACCCGGCAGATGCAGATTGACGCGACCCTTCCCGACACCCTCGGGGTCATCGTGGTCGGGGTGAAGCGCACCGGCCCGGCGGGGGAAGGGGGCCTGCGGGCGGGCGATGTGATTCAGAAAGTCAACGACGCTGCGGTGGGCTCCCTCGAGGAGTTCGCCGCGCGCTATCGGGAACTGTCGGCGCTGGACACGGAGAGGATCCTGCTGACGGTGAGCCGGACGGGATCGACGCGGTTTGTGCTCTTGAAGGCGGACAAGAACCAGGAGGTTACCCCCCATGAGTAA
- a CDS encoding polymer-forming cytoskeletal protein, protein MRTAVRKFGLSLLLAGLLAGPRQFPAVLAQEAPDERAAESSLAADLPADVAGPATAPPGIVFFEIRLSEDRAVATDTSGREWVYDFNADVWVEGTPGQEGGRLTDRLQPRTTLPIDLRAIRLVAVKPFERSVTIGYDEYVDGDIIATGRVTVKGWVKGDVRSIDKRVLVTETGQVDGSVEAPSVIIRPGGVVSGTVRETGGPLDVESLTRAVSVDALVLATALACGLLFFGFLVLAVAPRQAGRIDACITGHRVRTCALGFLFSLLLPVIIALFIITLVGILVVPFVPLVYAGAIGMGFVSFGGTIGGWVLRRLTGARQGTQLRTALGTLLLALLWLLVIVLLGGGNAFLLGLGYALLAAAIPVTSFPVFAGIGGAILTRFGFRDYVSWKERKPADTGPPAPAPPPLHEPPPIITPWPPAPEPPERREPPQE, encoded by the coding sequence ATGCGCACCGCAGTGCGAAAGTTCGGTTTGTCCCTTCTTCTCGCGGGCCTCCTCGCGGGCCCCCGCCAGTTCCCGGCCGTCCTGGCCCAGGAGGCGCCGGATGAGCGTGCGGCGGAATCGTCGCTCGCCGCCGATTTGCCTGCCGACGTGGCCGGTCCGGCCACCGCCCCCCCCGGCATCGTTTTTTTCGAAATCCGTCTCTCCGAAGATCGCGCCGTGGCCACCGACACCTCGGGTCGCGAATGGGTGTACGACTTCAACGCCGATGTCTGGGTGGAAGGGACGCCGGGGCAGGAGGGGGGAAGGCTCACCGACCGGCTGCAGCCGCGCACCACCCTGCCGATCGATCTCCGCGCCATCCGCCTGGTGGCGGTGAAGCCGTTCGAGCGCTCGGTGACGATCGGGTATGATGAGTATGTCGACGGCGACATCATCGCCACCGGCCGGGTTACGGTCAAGGGGTGGGTGAAGGGGGATGTCCGGTCGATTGACAAACGGGTACTGGTGACCGAGACCGGACAGGTGGACGGCAGCGTCGAGGCGCCCAGCGTGATCATTCGGCCGGGCGGAGTGGTGAGCGGGACGGTGCGGGAGACGGGCGGCCCGCTCGACGTGGAGAGCCTGACCCGGGCCGTCTCGGTCGATGCCCTCGTTTTGGCGACCGCCCTGGCCTGCGGGCTGCTCTTTTTCGGCTTTCTCGTTCTGGCGGTGGCTCCGCGGCAGGCGGGACGGATCGACGCCTGCATCACCGGCCACCGCGTCCGCACCTGCGCCCTGGGGTTCCTGTTTTCCCTCCTGCTCCCCGTCATCATCGCGCTCTTCATCATCACCCTCGTGGGTATCCTCGTCGTGCCGTTCGTGCCGCTGGTGTATGCGGGCGCGATCGGAATGGGGTTTGTGTCGTTCGGCGGGACTATCGGCGGGTGGGTGCTGAGGCGGCTCACCGGGGCCCGCCAGGGGACGCAGTTGCGCACCGCGCTGGGAACGCTTCTGCTGGCGCTGCTCTGGCTCCTCGTCATTGTCCTGCTCGGCGGGGGTAACGCCTTCCTGCTCGGGCTCGGCTACGCCCTCCTGGCGGCCGCCATTCCGGTCACAAGCTTCCCGGTGTTCGCCGGGATTGGGGGGGCGATCCTGACTCGGTTCGGTTTCCGCGACTATGTGAGCTGGAAGGAGCGCAAGCCGGCCGACACCGGGCCGCCGGCGCCGGCGCCGCCGCCGCTGCACGAACCGCCGCCGATCATCACCCCTTGGCCGCCGGCGCCCGAGCCCCCCGAACGCCGCGAACCTCCGCAGGAGTGA
- a CDS encoding DUF4097 family beta strand repeat protein, which produces MPRLSRTVARLLILLAATAPPAAGEEFTFDYQKIVEAPEPVRLDLRLVRGSVEITGAEDNRVVIEAVKRVRAGSRDEAEELADHIEIKTRLNGTAVEVQTNYLGITSRGRSFWQKVFGKGEDAPGEVAYKVSVPVRSDVTVQGLAATITLASIEGAVRVENESGATRAEYIFGPVTVSQPQGDIDLLWIEGDIRVKATTGTVTVNQVRGALDIATHTGEVHVRTELDSPRDFFVATTSGKITFAIPPAASGRFLVETASGGIQSQVPLVIESVTRQQLIGSFGRGGPRINLTTSSGDVTVAQY; this is translated from the coding sequence ATGCCTCGGCTTTCCCGCACAGTTGCCCGCCTTCTGATTCTCCTGGCGGCCACCGCGCCGCCGGCAGCGGGGGAAGAATTCACGTTCGATTACCAGAAAATCGTCGAGGCCCCCGAGCCGGTCCGTCTCGATCTCCGGCTCGTGCGGGGATCGGTCGAGATCACGGGCGCTGAGGACAACCGGGTCGTCATCGAGGCGGTCAAGCGGGTTCGGGCGGGCAGCCGCGACGAGGCCGAGGAACTGGCCGACCACATCGAAATCAAGACCCGCCTTAATGGGACGGCGGTGGAAGTACAGACGAATTACCTGGGCATCACGAGCCGCGGGCGTTCGTTCTGGCAGAAAGTGTTCGGGAAGGGAGAGGATGCGCCCGGAGAGGTGGCCTACAAAGTCTCGGTGCCGGTCCGCAGCGACGTGACCGTCCAGGGACTCGCGGCCACGATCACCCTCGCCTCGATCGAGGGCGCAGTCAGGGTGGAAAACGAGTCCGGCGCGACGCGGGCCGAATATATCTTCGGCCCGGTGACCGTCAGCCAGCCCCAGGGAGATATCGACCTCCTGTGGATCGAGGGGGACATTCGCGTGAAGGCGACGACCGGGACGGTGACGGTAAACCAGGTGCGGGGGGCGCTCGATATCGCCACCCACACGGGAGAGGTGCATGTCCGGACGGAGCTGGACAGCCCGAGGGACTTCTTTGTCGCGACCACCAGCGGCAAGATTACGTTTGCGATTCCGCCGGCGGCCTCCGGCCGCTTCCTCGTAGAGACGGCGAGCGGAGGAATACAGAGCCAAGTGCCGCTCGTGATCGAGTCAGTGACGCGGCAGCAGTTGATCGGGAGTTTCGGCCGCGGCGGGCCGAGGATCAACCTGACGACGTCATCGGGCGACGTCACGGTGGCCCAGTACTGA
- a CDS encoding sigma-70 family RNA polymerase sigma factor, which translates to MQDNDAQVIEQALAGNQQAYRILTERHRPSVFHIVYKIVRDRETANDLVQETFMKAFSSLASYRSEYRFSTWLYKIAANCAIDHLRKRRIQVLSLEGQMDRDSSGRTIEVPDYSYHPEHDLVRKEQRFNIEEAIDSLPKKYREVIVYRHKEDKSYEEIADLLGIPIGTVKARIFRARELLKKKLKSI; encoded by the coding sequence GTGCAGGACAACGACGCCCAGGTTATCGAGCAGGCCCTCGCAGGCAACCAGCAGGCGTACCGTATCCTCACCGAGCGGCACCGGCCCTCGGTCTTTCATATCGTCTACAAGATTGTCCGGGACCGGGAAACCGCCAACGACCTGGTTCAGGAAACGTTTATGAAGGCTTTTTCCTCGCTGGCCTCGTACCGGTCGGAGTACCGGTTCTCGACCTGGCTGTACAAAATTGCGGCCAACTGCGCGATCGACCACCTGCGCAAAAGGCGCATTCAGGTCCTGTCGCTGGAGGGGCAGATGGACCGCGATTCCAGCGGGCGGACGATTGAAGTCCCCGACTACTCCTACCACCCGGAACACGACCTCGTGCGCAAAGAGCAGCGCTTCAATATCGAAGAAGCGATCGACTCGCTGCCGAAGAAGTACCGGGAGGTGATCGTCTACCGGCACAAGGAAGATAAATCCTATGAGGAAATAGCCGATCTACTAGGCATACCGATCGGAACCGTCAAGGCCCGGATTTTCCGGGCCCGGGAGCTTCTGAAAAAGAAGCTCAAGTCGATCTGA
- a CDS encoding thrombospondin type 3 repeat-containing protein, protein MKLVATVCPEAATGQLKVVVELWGWTDHLVMGNGAGFTWDHPSLVMDSAKPSAALDDAYDVGPFFYENDNLALTNANRRFLTSGAVMFSSGLPGSTQWRHWATYYFTLTGWSPSDVITLDTLSFSPGSAWDMTAVNDVGQDVYFEPRWKGALHIGDNCEYCVDVDNDGFGDPTVPGQTCLPDNCPTVSNPTQADADGDGLGDACDNCPTMANQNQADGDGDGKGDVCDNCPAIANPDQLDSDGDGKGNVCDNCPTVANPTQADGDGDGFGDACDNCPSLANPDQADADGDGDGDVCDNCLLVANPTQADADGDGLGDACDNCPAVNNPGQEDGDGDGDGDACDNCLEIANPDQADSDLDGRGNACDNCPTVANADQADGDGDGRGDVCDNCPTIANADQMDSDGDGLGDACDVCPNDPDNDVDGDNVCGDVDNCPAVANADQADGDGDSIGDVCDNCPTDSNTDQADGDADAIGDVCDNCPAEANVDQADGDEDTVGDACDNCPAVVNGDQADGDADAIGDVCDNCPAEANTDQADLDDDGLGDACDNCPAIANADQADGDGDNVGDVCDNCPAEANTNQADLDDDGLGDACDNCPAVANADQADGDSDGVGDACDNCPAIANADQLDSDGDGIGDACDECPFDAENDIDGDNVCGDVDNCPAVANADQADADGDNVGDVCDNCPAAANPDQDNADGDLYGDACDNCAAEPNDDQADADGDNVGDVCDNCPATANVDQTDGDGDGVGDACDNCPEKYNPDQADTDQDGIGDVCDGCCVGMRGDVNGDGEPVANISDVTYLVNYLFRHGPEPPCLAEANINGDGLEKVDVADLTHLIAYLYRMGPAPANCPW, encoded by the coding sequence ATGAAGCTGGTGGCGACGGTGTGCCCGGAAGCGGCGACCGGGCAGCTGAAAGTGGTGGTCGAACTGTGGGGGTGGACGGATCATCTGGTGATGGGCAACGGGGCGGGGTTCACCTGGGATCATCCCAGCCTCGTGATGGACAGCGCGAAGCCGTCGGCCGCTTTGGACGATGCCTACGACGTCGGGCCGTTCTTCTACGAAAACGACAATCTCGCGCTGACCAACGCCAATCGCCGCTTCCTGACCAGCGGGGCCGTGATGTTCTCGTCCGGCCTGCCGGGCAGCACCCAGTGGCGGCACTGGGCGACCTACTACTTCACCCTGACCGGGTGGTCGCCGAGCGACGTGATCACGCTCGACACGCTGTCGTTCAGCCCCGGGTCGGCGTGGGACATGACGGCGGTCAACGACGTCGGCCAGGATGTCTACTTTGAGCCGCGCTGGAAAGGCGCGCTCCACATCGGCGACAACTGCGAGTACTGCGTCGACGTGGACAACGACGGATTCGGCGATCCGACCGTACCCGGCCAAACCTGCCTGCCGGACAACTGCCCCACCGTCAGTAATCCGACGCAGGCGGATGCGGACGGCGACGGTCTCGGCGATGCCTGCGACAACTGCCCGACGATGGCCAACCAGAACCAGGCGGACGGGGACGGCGACGGCAAAGGGGACGTGTGCGATAACTGCCCGGCGATCGCCAATCCGGACCAGCTTGACAGCGACGGCGACGGGAAAGGGAACGTCTGCGACAACTGCCCGACGGTCGCCAATCCCACGCAGGCGGACGGGGACGGGGACGGTTTCGGCGACGCCTGCGACAACTGCCCGTCGCTGGCCAATCCGGACCAGGCGGATGCCGACGGGGACGGCGACGGCGATGTGTGTGACAACTGCCTGTTGGTGGCCAACCCGACGCAGGCGGATGCGGACGGCGACGGTCTCGGCGATGCCTGCGACAACTGCCCGGCCGTCAACAACCCCGGACAGGAGGACGGTGACGGGGACGGGGACGGCGATGCGTGCGACAACTGTCTGGAAATCGCCAACCCGGACCAGGCGGACAGCGACCTGGACGGCCGGGGGAACGCCTGTGACAACTGCCCGACGGTGGCCAACGCCGACCAGGCGGACGGTGACGGCGACGGACGGGGCGACGTCTGCGATAACTGCCCTACGATCGCCAACGCCGACCAGATGGACAGCGACGGCGACGGTCTCGGCGATGCCTGCGACGTGTGTCCCAACGATCCCGACAACGACGTTGACGGGGACAACGTCTGCGGCGATGTCGACAACTGCCCGGCGGTGGCCAACGCCGACCAGGCGGACGGCGACGGAGACTCGATCGGCGACGTCTGCGACAACTGCCCGACCGACAGCAATACCGACCAGGCCGACGGCGATGCCGACGCGATCGGCGACGTCTGCGACAACTGCCCGGCTGAGGCGAACGTCGACCAGGCGGACGGCGACGAGGATACGGTCGGCGACGCCTGCGACAACTGCCCGGCGGTGGTCAATGGCGACCAGGCCGACGGCGATGCCGACGCGATCGGCGACGTGTGCGACAACTGCCCGGCGGAAGCCAACACCGACCAGGCGGATCTCGACGACGACGGGCTCGGCGATGCGTGCGACAACTGCCCGGCGATCGCGAACGCCGACCAGGCGGATGGTGACGGCGACAATGTCGGCGACGTGTGCGACAACTGCCCGGCGGAAGCCAACACCAACCAGGCGGATCTCGACGACGACGGGCTCGGCGATGCCTGCGACAACTGCCCGGCGGTCGCGAACGCCGACCAGGCGGACGGCGACTCGGACGGCGTCGGGGACGCCTGCGACAACTGCCCCGCAATCGCCAACGCCGACCAGCTTGACAGCGACGGCGACGGGATCGGCGACGCCTGCGACGAGTGCCCGTTCGACGCCGAGAACGACATCGACGGCGACAATGTCTGCGGCGATGTGGACAACTGCCCGGCGGTCGCGAACGCTGACCAGGCGGATGCGGACGGCGACAATGTCGGCGACGTGTGCGATAACTGCCCGGCCGCGGCCAACCCGGACCAGGACAACGCGGACGGCGATCTCTACGGCGACGCCTGCGACAACTGCGCGGCGGAGCCGAACGACGATCAGGCGGATGCGGACGGCGACAATGTCGGCGACGTGTGCGACAACTGCCCGGCGACGGCCAATGTCGACCAGACGGACGGCGACGGCGACGGGGTCGGCGACGCGTGCGACAACTGCCCCGAGAAATACAACCCCGACCAGGCCGACACCGACCAGGACGGGATCGGGGATGTCTGCGACGGCTGCTGCGTCGGGATGCGGGGAGATGTGAACGGCGACGGCGAACCGGTGGCCAATATCTCCGACGTTACCTACCTGGTCAACTACCTGTTCCGTCACGGTCCGGAGCCGCCGTGTCTCGCGGAGGCCAACATCAACGGCGACGGACTTGAGAAGGTGGATGTGGCCGATCTGACCCATCTGATCGCGTACCTCTACCGGATGGGTCCGGCGCCGGCCAACTGCCCGTGGTGA
- a CDS encoding SRPBCC domain-containing protein: protein MKPVYHFVRLLGTRAGWPDDMTPREEQVMANHFAYLKDLTRKGIVVAAGPVFNPTFGLIILRTGSEAEARALMDSEPSVAAGVHTYELQPMTLSLLADHRSPLRYVSRPSARSLRKEIVVPVSADSAWTLWTTNAGLEAFLVEKANVDLRLGGSFELYFSMASPVGQRGSEDCAILSFLPGRMLSFEWNAPPSFPSRRDGERTWVVVEFEPLAPDRPAADSGVTPAAPAAAQTRITLTHLGWGEGEDWDSLYAYFDRAWGLVLDALREYLAGTAE from the coding sequence ATGAAACCCGTCTATCACTTCGTCCGCCTGTTGGGCACCCGCGCCGGGTGGCCCGACGACATGACCCCGCGCGAGGAGCAGGTCATGGCCAACCATTTCGCCTACCTCAAGGACCTGACGCGGAAAGGAATCGTGGTGGCGGCCGGGCCGGTCTTCAACCCCACTTTCGGCCTGATCATCCTGCGCACCGGGTCCGAGGCCGAGGCGCGCGCCCTCATGGACAGCGAGCCTTCGGTCGCGGCCGGCGTGCACACCTACGAACTGCAGCCGATGACGCTCTCCCTCCTCGCCGACCACCGCTCGCCGCTGCGCTATGTCTCCCGTCCGAGCGCGCGCTCGCTGCGCAAAGAGATTGTCGTCCCCGTCTCCGCCGACTCGGCCTGGACCCTCTGGACGACCAATGCCGGCCTGGAGGCCTTCCTGGTCGAGAAAGCCAACGTCGACCTGCGCCTCGGCGGCTCGTTCGAGCTGTATTTCTCGATGGCCTCCCCGGTCGGCCAGCGCGGGAGCGAGGACTGCGCGATCCTGAGCTTCCTTCCCGGACGGATGCTCTCGTTCGAGTGGAACGCTCCCCCCTCGTTCCCGTCCCGCCGCGACGGCGAGCGCACCTGGGTGGTCGTCGAATTTGAACCGCTGGCTCCCGACCGGCCGGCCGCCGACTCGGGTGTGACCCCGGCCGCGCCGGCTGCGGCGCAAACCCGCATCACCCTCACCCACCTCGGTTGGGGGGAGGGGGAAGACTGGGACAGTCTCTATGCGTACTTTGACCGCGCCTGGGGGCTGGTTCTCGATGCTCTGCGGGAGTACCTGGCGGGTACGGCCGAGTGA